The Aurantiacibacter arachoides genome window below encodes:
- a CDS encoding acetyl/propionyl/methylcrotonyl-CoA carboxylase subunit alpha, with product MFSKILIANRGEIACRVIKTAQRMGIATVAVYSDADARAPFVQMADEAVHIGPSPASDSYLIADKIIAACKQTGAEAVHPGYGFLSERASFVEALEAQGIAFIGPPANAIAAMGDKIESKKLAKAAGVNTVPGSEDAIDTTEEALTVSNQIGYPVMMKASAGGGGKGMRLAWNDQDVRDGFEATKREGLNSFGDDRVFIEKFIEDPRHIEIQVLGDKHGTVLYLNERECSIQRRHQKVVEEAPSPFVTPEMRRKMGEQAVALSKAVGYHSAGTVELIVSGADPTGESFYFLEMNTRLQVEHPVTEAITGIDLVEQMIRVAAGEALPWTQDQIGIDGWAIENRIYAEDPYRGFLPSTGRLVRLRFPEASHFAPPARPGSARADDGYIRIDSGVQEGGEVSIFYDPMIAKLVTWAPTREAAADLQVAALDAVELEGLGHNVDFLSALMQHPRFRSGDITTGFIAEEYPDGFAGAAVSGETTRVLAAVAGVIATADADRARRISGQLGEPQLPPGDWTVRLGTADHAVSLGEDGISVDGEPVALAFDYTPGDRMVQVALYDSDEEDSEAVARYGIRLAPTRTGYRMTTHGRTHDVRVLQPRHADLARHMIDKVPPDTSKLLLCPMPGLLVKLHVAEGEAVEAGQPLATVEAMKMENILRAEKSGTVATINAAEGETLVVDAVILELE from the coding sequence ATGTTCTCCAAAATCCTCATCGCCAATCGCGGCGAGATCGCGTGCCGGGTCATCAAGACCGCGCAGCGCATGGGTATCGCCACGGTGGCGGTCTATTCCGATGCCGATGCGCGCGCGCCCTTCGTGCAGATGGCCGACGAAGCCGTGCATATCGGACCCTCGCCCGCGTCGGATAGCTACCTTATCGCCGACAAGATCATCGCCGCCTGCAAGCAGACCGGCGCGGAGGCCGTGCATCCGGGCTATGGCTTCCTGTCCGAGCGCGCCAGCTTCGTGGAGGCGCTGGAGGCGCAAGGCATCGCCTTCATCGGGCCGCCCGCCAACGCCATCGCGGCGATGGGCGACAAGATCGAGTCCAAGAAACTCGCCAAGGCGGCCGGCGTCAACACCGTGCCCGGGTCCGAGGATGCCATCGACACCACCGAGGAGGCGCTGACCGTCTCCAACCAGATCGGCTATCCGGTGATGATGAAGGCCAGCGCGGGCGGCGGGGGCAAGGGGATGCGTCTCGCCTGGAACGACCAGGACGTGCGCGACGGGTTCGAGGCGACCAAGCGCGAAGGGCTGAACTCCTTCGGCGACGACCGCGTGTTCATCGAGAAGTTCATCGAGGACCCCCGCCACATCGAGATCCAGGTGCTGGGCGACAAGCACGGCACCGTGCTCTACCTCAACGAGCGCGAATGCAGCATCCAGCGCCGCCACCAGAAGGTGGTGGAGGAAGCGCCCAGCCCCTTCGTCACCCCCGAAATGCGCCGCAAGATGGGCGAACAGGCGGTCGCGCTCAGCAAGGCGGTCGGCTATCATTCGGCGGGCACGGTCGAACTGATCGTCAGCGGCGCGGATCCGACGGGCGAGAGCTTCTATTTCCTCGAGATGAACACCCGCCTGCAGGTGGAACATCCCGTCACCGAGGCGATAACCGGCATCGACCTCGTCGAACAGATGATCCGCGTGGCGGCGGGCGAGGCCTTGCCGTGGACGCAGGACCAGATCGGCATCGACGGCTGGGCCATCGAGAACCGCATCTACGCCGAGGACCCCTATCGCGGCTTCCTGCCCAGCACCGGCCGGCTGGTGCGCCTGCGGTTTCCCGAGGCATCGCACTTTGCACCCCCCGCTCGTCCAGGCTCAGCACGGGCGGATGATGGGTATATCCGCATCGATTCAGGCGTGCAGGAAGGCGGCGAAGTCTCGATCTTCTACGACCCGATGATTGCCAAGCTCGTCACTTGGGCGCCCACGCGCGAGGCGGCGGCGGACCTGCAGGTGGCGGCGCTCGACGCGGTGGAACTGGAGGGGCTCGGCCACAATGTCGATTTCCTGTCCGCCCTGATGCAGCACCCGCGCTTTCGCAGCGGCGACATCACCACCGGCTTCATTGCCGAGGAATATCCCGACGGGTTCGCGGGCGCGGCAGTCAGCGGGGAAACCACGCGCGTGCTGGCAGCGGTCGCGGGGGTAATCGCCACCGCCGATGCCGACCGCGCACGGCGCATTTCCGGACAGCTGGGCGAGCCGCAGCTGCCGCCGGGCGACTGGACCGTGCGCCTGGGCACCGCGGATCACGCGGTTTCGCTGGGCGAGGACGGGATCAGCGTGGACGGCGAACCTGTCGCGCTCGCGTTCGACTACACGCCGGGCGATCGGATGGTGCAGGTCGCGCTTTACGACAGCGACGAGGAAGACAGCGAAGCGGTCGCCCGCTACGGCATCCGCCTTGCGCCCACGCGCACCGGCTATCGCATGACCACGCACGGCCGCACCCACGATGTACGCGTCCTGCAACCGCGCCATGCGGACCTCGCACGTCACATGATCGACAAGGTGCCGCCCGATACCTCCAAACTGCTGCTCTGCCCCATGCCCGGCTTGCTGGTGAAGCTGCACGTGGCCGAGGGCGAAGCGGTGGAGGCGGGCCAGCCGCTCGCCACGGTAGAGGCGATGAAGATGGAGAACATCCTGCGCGCCGAAAAGAGTGGCACCGTCGCCACCATCAACGCCGCCGAGGGTGAGACGCTGGTGGTGGACGCGGTGATCCTGGAACTCGAATAG
- the scpA gene encoding methylmalonyl-CoA mutase — protein MSTKSDWHTRAAKEVKGRDLTWQTPEGIAVQPLYTAADAPAEPAMPGFEPFTRGPYASMYTGRPWTIRQYAGFSTAEESNAFYRRNLAGGQKGLSVAFDLATHRGYDSDHPRVVGDVGKAGVAIDTVRDMEILFDQIPLGEMSVSMTMNGAVIPVMAFYIVAAERAGVSQDQLSGTIQNDILKEFMVRNTYIYPPEPSMRIVSDIIAYTSAHMPKFNSISISGYHMHEAGATAVQELAFTIADGKEYARRAIATGLDIDAFAPRLSFFWGIGMNFFMEIAKMRAARTLWHEVMTELGAQNPKSKMLRTHCQTSGVSLQEQDPYNNVVRTTLEALSAVLGGTQSLHTNALDEAIALPTDFSARIARNTQLILQEETGITNVADPLGGSYYIEALTAEIADKARDLLAEVEAAGGMTRYVASGAPKAAIESAAAAKQASVDRGETVIVGVNKYRLSEEAAIDTLDIDNHAVRASQVARLEAVRAGRDEAACRAALDALREGARNAPAPSGEGVGGGGPRNAADPRSPLPTLPPEGERANLLALAIEAARHDATLGEISAAMEDVFGRYDTVPTPVKGVYAAAYAGDARFAQVVEGVHAVARRLGHAPRILVAKMGQDGHDRGANVIASAFADMGFAVLSGPLFQTPEETARMALDNEVDAVGASSLAAGHKTLIPELIGHLRDAGRADIKVVAGGVIPAQDYDFLQKAGVQGIYGPGTNVVEAAADLLRLLGHNMPPAGEELEAAE, from the coding sequence GTGAGCACTAAGTCCGACTGGCACACCCGCGCCGCGAAGGAAGTGAAGGGACGCGACCTCACCTGGCAGACGCCGGAAGGCATTGCCGTGCAGCCGCTCTACACCGCCGCCGATGCGCCTGCCGAACCCGCCATGCCCGGCTTCGAGCCGTTCACCCGAGGCCCCTACGCCTCGATGTACACCGGCCGCCCGTGGACGATCCGCCAGTACGCGGGTTTCTCCACCGCCGAGGAATCCAACGCCTTTTATCGCCGCAACCTGGCGGGCGGGCAGAAGGGGCTGAGCGTCGCCTTCGATCTTGCCACCCATCGCGGCTACGACAGCGACCACCCGCGCGTGGTGGGCGATGTCGGCAAGGCGGGCGTCGCCATCGACACGGTGCGCGACATGGAGATCCTGTTCGACCAGATCCCGCTGGGCGAGATGTCCGTCTCGATGACGATGAACGGCGCGGTGATCCCGGTGATGGCGTTCTACATCGTCGCCGCCGAGCGTGCCGGCGTGAGCCAGGACCAGCTCAGCGGCACGATCCAGAACGACATCCTCAAGGAGTTCATGGTCCGCAACACCTACATCTATCCGCCCGAGCCATCGATGCGGATCGTGTCGGACATCATCGCCTACACCTCGGCGCATATGCCGAAGTTCAACTCGATCTCGATCAGCGGCTATCACATGCACGAGGCCGGGGCGACGGCGGTGCAGGAACTGGCTTTTACCATCGCCGACGGCAAGGAATACGCCCGGCGCGCCATCGCCACCGGGCTCGACATCGATGCCTTTGCCCCGCGCCTCAGCTTTTTCTGGGGCATCGGCATGAACTTCTTCATGGAGATCGCCAAGATGCGCGCCGCGCGCACGCTGTGGCACGAGGTGATGACCGAGCTGGGCGCGCAGAACCCCAAGTCCAAGATGCTGCGCACCCATTGCCAGACTTCTGGCGTCTCGTTGCAGGAGCAAGACCCCTACAACAACGTCGTGCGCACCACGCTGGAGGCGCTGTCCGCCGTGCTCGGCGGCACGCAGTCGCTGCACACCAATGCGCTGGACGAGGCCATCGCGCTGCCCACCGATTTCTCCGCCCGCATTGCGAGGAACACGCAGCTGATCCTGCAGGAGGAGACCGGCATCACCAACGTCGCCGATCCGCTGGGCGGCAGCTACTATATCGAGGCGCTGACCGCCGAGATTGCCGACAAGGCCCGCGATTTGCTGGCAGAGGTAGAGGCGGCGGGCGGCATGACCCGCTACGTCGCCAGCGGCGCGCCCAAGGCCGCCATCGAGAGCGCGGCGGCCGCCAAGCAGGCAAGCGTCGACCGGGGCGAGACGGTGATCGTGGGCGTCAACAAGTATCGCCTGTCCGAAGAAGCCGCGATCGACACGCTCGACATCGACAACCACGCCGTGCGCGCCAGCCAGGTCGCGCGGCTGGAGGCGGTGCGGGCGGGGCGCGACGAGGCGGCTTGTCGGGCGGCGCTGGATGCTCTGCGCGAAGGCGCTCGGAATGCCCCCGCCCCTTCAGGGGAGGGGGTTGGGGGAGGGGGACCTCGGAACGCCGCCGATCCGCGTTCCCCCCTCCCAACCCTCCCCCCTGAAGGGGAGAGGGCTAACCTCCTTGCCCTCGCCATCGAGGCCGCGCGCCACGATGCGACCTTGGGCGAAATCTCCGCCGCGATGGAGGACGTGTTCGGACGCTACGACACCGTGCCGACCCCGGTGAAGGGCGTCTACGCCGCTGCCTACGCGGGCGATGCGCGTTTCGCGCAGGTGGTGGAAGGCGTGCATGCCGTCGCCCGGCGCCTGGGCCACGCGCCGCGCATTCTCGTCGCCAAGATGGGTCAGGACGGCCACGATCGCGGTGCCAACGTCATCGCATCCGCCTTTGCCGACATGGGCTTTGCGGTCCTATCCGGCCCGCTGTTCCAGACGCCCGAGGAAACCGCCAGGATGGCGCTCGACAACGAAGTCGATGCCGTCGGTGCCAGCTCACTCGCGGCGGGCCACAAGACGCTGATCCCCGAACTGATCGGTCACCTGCGCGATGCAGGCCGCGCCGATATCAAGGTGGTTGCCGGGGGTGTCATCCCGGCGCAGGACTATGACTTCCTCCAGAAGGCCGGCGTTCAGGGCATCTACGGCCCCGGCACCAATGTCGTCGAAGCGGCGGCGGACCTGCTACGCCTGCTCGGGCACAATATGCCGCCCGCGGGCGAAGAGTTGGAGGCGGCGGAGTGA
- the mce gene encoding methylmalonyl-CoA epimerase, whose protein sequence is MKLGRLNHIGVATRSIADSVAYYRETMGAEQVTQPFDLPAQGVKVCFVDTPDAVGEVGKGTQIELIEPLGEDSPIRGFLAKNPAGGQHHVCYEVTDIAEARAWFEGLGKRILGPTRVGAHGTPIFFLHPKDMMGQLTEIMETPREH, encoded by the coding sequence ATGAAACTCGGCCGCCTAAACCACATCGGCGTCGCGACGCGTTCCATCGCGGACAGCGTTGCCTATTACCGCGAGACGATGGGTGCAGAGCAAGTGACCCAGCCGTTCGACCTGCCCGCGCAAGGGGTAAAGGTGTGCTTCGTCGATACGCCCGACGCGGTTGGCGAGGTCGGCAAGGGCACGCAGATCGAGTTGATCGAGCCTTTGGGCGAAGATTCGCCGATCCGCGGCTTCCTCGCGAAGAACCCCGCCGGGGGTCAGCACCATGTCTGCTACGAGGTCACCGACATTGCCGAGGCGCGCGCGTGGTTCGAGGGGCTGGGCAAGCGCATCCTCGGCCCCACCCGCGTGGGCGCGCACGGGACGCCGATCTTCTTCCTGCACCCCAAGGACATGATGGGCCAGTTGACCGAGATCATGGAGACGCCGCGTGAGCACTAA
- a CDS encoding DUF488 family protein, whose amino-acid sequence MTAIMPLIYTIGYQETTHPAMLAALCEAQVEVLADVRALPLSRKPGFSKTALAGAVEEIGIEYRHFRHVGTPPDGREAARKGDRDTLRRIYAGQLELPEAMAQMAELRALALEKRTCLLCYCREAEKCHRSLLIADLLADFSSVDLLPDVLSEAKAGSLKREKREAE is encoded by the coding sequence ATGACCGCGATCATGCCTCTCATCTACACTATCGGTTACCAGGAGACGACACACCCCGCGATGCTGGCGGCGCTGTGCGAAGCGCAAGTAGAAGTTTTGGCCGACGTGCGGGCCCTACCATTATCGCGCAAACCGGGTTTTTCGAAGACTGCCCTTGCTGGTGCGGTGGAGGAGATCGGTATCGAATACCGTCACTTCCGCCATGTCGGCACCCCGCCCGATGGACGCGAGGCGGCCAGGAAAGGCGACCGTGACACGCTGCGCCGTATCTATGCGGGTCAGCTGGAGCTACCGGAAGCAATGGCGCAGATGGCGGAGTTGCGCGCTCTGGCACTGGAGAAACGCACTTGTCTGCTGTGCTATTGCCGCGAGGCCGAGAAGTGTCACCGTTCGCTGCTCATCGCCGATTTGCTCGCAGATTTCTCGAGCGTGGACCTGTTGCCTGATGTCCTGAGCGAGGCGAAGGCTGGGTCGCTGAAAAGGGAAAAGAGAGAAGCAGAATGA
- a CDS encoding acyl-CoA carboxylase subunit beta: MSANIAELERRRAAARMGGGQKRIDAQHAKGKLTARERLEVLLDEGSFEELDAYVEHDCADFGMAEQKIPGDGVVTGSGTIDGRLVYVFSQDFTVFGGSLSKRHAEKILKVMDMALKAGAPVIGLNDSGGARIQEGVASLGGYAEVFQQNVLASGVIPQLSLIMGPCAGGAVYSPAMTDFIFMVKDSSYMFVTGPEVVKTVTNEVVTQEELGGAITHTTKTSVADLALENDIEALLAARELMGFLPSSNQSDLPVLPTEDPWDRVEDSLDTLIPANANQPYDMHELIRKVVDEGTFFEIQPAYGANIITGFGRVEGRPVGFVANQPMVLAGVLDINASRKAARFVRFCDAFSIPIVTFVDVPGFLPGTAQELGGIIKHGAKLLFAYAEATVPKITVITRKAYGGAYDVMASKHLRGDLNYAWPTAEIAVMGAKGAVEIIFRQDRDDPDKIAEKTKEYEDRFANPFVAASRGYIDEVIYPHSTRRRIALGLRKLANKSLENPWKKHDNLPL, from the coding sequence ATGTCCGCCAATATCGCCGAACTCGAACGCCGCCGCGCGGCTGCCCGCATGGGCGGCGGCCAGAAGCGCATCGACGCGCAGCACGCCAAGGGCAAACTGACCGCGCGCGAACGGCTCGAGGTGCTGCTCGACGAAGGCAGCTTCGAGGAACTGGATGCCTACGTCGAACACGACTGTGCCGATTTCGGCATGGCCGAGCAGAAAATCCCCGGCGACGGCGTGGTTACCGGCAGCGGCACGATCGACGGGCGGCTGGTTTATGTGTTCAGCCAGGACTTCACCGTGTTCGGCGGCTCGCTCAGCAAGCGCCACGCGGAAAAGATCCTCAAGGTCATGGACATGGCCCTGAAAGCCGGCGCGCCGGTGATCGGCCTCAACGATTCCGGCGGCGCGCGCATACAGGAGGGCGTGGCGTCGCTCGGCGGCTATGCCGAGGTGTTCCAGCAGAACGTGCTCGCCAGCGGCGTCATCCCGCAGCTCAGCCTTATCATGGGCCCCTGCGCGGGCGGAGCGGTCTATTCGCCGGCGATGACGGACTTCATCTTCATGGTGAAGGATTCAAGCTACATGTTCGTGACCGGGCCCGAGGTGGTCAAGACCGTCACCAACGAGGTCGTGACGCAGGAGGAACTGGGCGGCGCGATCACGCATACGACCAAGACCAGCGTCGCCGACCTGGCGCTGGAGAACGATATCGAGGCGCTGCTCGCCGCGCGCGAGTTGATGGGTTTCCTGCCCTCGTCCAACCAGTCCGACCTTCCGGTGTTGCCCACAGAGGACCCGTGGGACCGCGTGGAGGACAGCCTCGACACCCTGATCCCCGCCAACGCCAACCAGCCCTACGACATGCACGAGCTGATCCGGAAGGTGGTGGACGAGGGCACCTTCTTCGAAATCCAGCCCGCCTATGGCGCGAATATCATCACCGGCTTCGGCCGCGTGGAGGGGCGGCCCGTGGGCTTCGTCGCCAACCAGCCGATGGTGCTGGCCGGCGTGCTCGACATCAACGCCAGCCGCAAGGCGGCGCGCTTCGTGCGCTTCTGCGATGCGTTCTCCATCCCCATCGTCACTTTCGTGGACGTCCCCGGCTTCCTTCCCGGCACGGCGCAGGAACTGGGCGGCATCATCAAGCACGGCGCCAAACTGCTGTTCGCCTATGCCGAGGCAACAGTGCCCAAGATCACCGTCATCACCCGCAAGGCCTACGGCGGCGCGTATGACGTGATGGCATCCAAGCACCTGCGCGGCGACCTCAACTACGCCTGGCCCACCGCCGAGATCGCGGTGATGGGGGCAAAGGGCGCGGTGGAGATCATCTTCCGCCAGGATCGCGACGATCCGGACAAGATCGCCGAGAAGACGAAGGAATACGAAGACCGCTTCGCGAACCCGTTCGTGGCGGCCTCACGCGGCTATATCGACGAGGTGATCTACCCGCACTCGACGCGGCGACGGATTGCGCTGGGGCTGCGGAAGCTGGCGAACAAGAGCCTAGAGAACCCGTGGAAGAAGCATGATAATCTGCCGCTCTAG
- a CDS encoding CoA-acylating methylmalonate-semialdehyde dehydrogenase, with amino-acid sequence MRQIDHLIPGHGGSDFSGRTHRIWNPSTGEVQAEVALGDAAVLQAAVANAKKVQPEWAATNPQRRARVMFEFKRLVENEKQALAELLASEHGKVVDDAHGDVQRGLEVIEYACGIPQSLKGEYTHGAGPGIDVYSMRQPLGIGAGITPFNFPAMIPMWMFGMAIAAGNAFLLKPSERDPSVPMRLAELFLEAGAPEGLLQVVHGDKAMVDAILDHRDIAAISFVGSSDIAQYIYERGAANGKRVQAFGGAKNHGIVMPDADLDMVVNDLAGAAFGSAGERCMALPVVVPVGEATADALREKLIPAINALRVGVSTDKDAHYGPVVTPEHKARIEGWIDTAEKEGAEVVIDGRGFSLQGHEKGFFVGPTLLDRVTPDMDSYKEEIFGPVLQIVRARDFEEAVRLPSEHQYGNGVAIFTRNGHAAREFAARVNVGMVGINVPIPVPVSYHSFGGWKRSGFGDIDQYGMEGLRFWTKAKKVTQRWPDGGGDGSNAFVIPTMG; translated from the coding sequence ATGCGACAGATCGACCATCTCATCCCCGGCCATGGCGGCAGCGACTTTTCCGGGCGCACCCACAGGATCTGGAACCCGTCCACGGGGGAGGTGCAGGCGGAGGTCGCGTTGGGCGATGCGGCGGTGCTGCAAGCCGCGGTCGCAAACGCGAAAAAGGTGCAGCCCGAATGGGCCGCCACCAATCCCCAGCGCCGCGCCCGCGTGATGTTCGAATTCAAGCGGCTGGTCGAGAACGAGAAGCAGGCGCTGGCCGAACTGCTGGCGAGCGAGCACGGCAAGGTGGTGGACGACGCGCACGGCGACGTGCAGCGCGGGCTTGAGGTGATCGAATATGCCTGCGGCATCCCGCAGTCGCTGAAGGGCGAATACACCCACGGCGCAGGGCCGGGGATCGACGTCTATTCCATGCGCCAGCCGCTCGGCATCGGCGCAGGCATCACCCCGTTCAACTTCCCCGCCATGATCCCGATGTGGATGTTCGGCATGGCGATCGCCGCGGGCAACGCCTTCCTCCTGAAACCCAGCGAGCGCGATCCCAGCGTTCCGATGCGGCTGGCCGAACTGTTCCTGGAGGCAGGCGCGCCCGAGGGGCTGCTGCAGGTCGTCCACGGCGACAAGGCGATGGTCGACGCGATCCTCGATCACCGTGACATCGCCGCGATCAGCTTCGTCGGCAGCAGCGACATCGCGCAATACATCTACGAACGCGGCGCGGCGAACGGCAAGCGGGTGCAGGCCTTCGGCGGGGCCAAGAACCACGGCATCGTGATGCCCGATGCCGATCTCGACATGGTGGTGAACGATCTTGCCGGGGCAGCCTTCGGTTCCGCCGGCGAACGCTGCATGGCGCTGCCCGTGGTGGTGCCGGTGGGCGAGGCTACCGCCGATGCCTTGCGCGAAAAGCTGATCCCCGCGATCAACGCCCTGCGCGTGGGTGTGTCCACCGACAAGGACGCGCATTACGGCCCTGTCGTGACGCCCGAGCACAAGGCCCGCATCGAAGGCTGGATCGATACGGCCGAGAAGGAGGGCGCCGAGGTCGTGATCGACGGGCGCGGATTCAGCCTGCAGGGGCACGAGAAGGGCTTCTTTGTCGGCCCGACCCTGCTCGACCGTGTCACCCCCGACATGGACAGCTACAAGGAAGAAATCTTCGGCCCCGTCCTGCAGATCGTGCGCGCCCGGGATTTCGAGGAAGCGGTGCGCCTGCCCAGCGAGCACCAGTACGGTAACGGCGTCGCCATCTTCACCCGCAACGGCCACGCCGCGCGCGAATTCGCCGCGCGGGTGAACGTGGGCATGGTCGGCATCAACGTGCCGATCCCGGTGCCTGTCAGCTATCACAGCTTTGGCGGCTGGAAGCGTTCGGGCTTTGGCGATATCGACCAGTACGGCATGGAAGGGCTGCGGTTCTGGACCAAGGCCAAAAAGGTCACCCAGCGCTGGCCCGACGGGGGCGGCGATGGCAGCAACGCCTTCGTCATCCCGACGATGGGCTGA
- a CDS encoding response regulator transcription factor: protein MHTILVADDEPLMRELLEFRLAQRDYRPVTAADGREALARLEDSAPDAVVLDAMMPVHDGFEVLRRMRASPEHAATPVIMLTARRGESDIVGALELGANDYLVKPFMPEELMARLARLLKAG from the coding sequence ATGCACACCATTCTTGTCGCCGACGATGAACCGCTCATGCGCGAGTTGCTCGAATTTCGCCTGGCGCAGCGCGACTACCGGCCGGTGACCGCCGCCGACGGGCGGGAGGCGCTCGCCCGGCTGGAAGACAGCGCGCCCGATGCCGTGGTGCTCGACGCCATGATGCCGGTGCACGACGGGTTCGAGGTGCTGCGACGGATGCGCGCCTCACCGGAACACGCCGCCACGCCCGTGATCATGCTGACCGCGCGGCGCGGCGAGAGCGATATCGTCGGCGCGCTGGAGCTGGGCGCCAACGATTACCTCGTCAAACCCTTCATGCCCGAAGAACTGATGGCCCGCCTCGCCCGGCTGCTGAAGGCAGGATGA
- a CDS encoding YaiO family outer membrane beta-barrel protein yields MRAILLLACSAALALPGAAIAQANDYEQAVELRRTDPAAAAALLERWLDAHPGDTDALVQYGYALLTLGQLAEAEQAFAAALAIAPGYTDASEGIALIAARRADRQETRRGFALVEGALSDLGSGQRDWHELGAVIGAPVGLLGTLEGQVRWFDRFGAEDVELGALYTHKAGENLWLRAGASATPSADFRPEIGLAAGLDYRLAPSSVATLDVSWQRFPAQDVVSLRPGFTQYFGGGRYALGVFGRAVFVDGDALVGGSVRADWLPADRTRAFVGVASGPETDLGEVRDTTSLYGGGEVPLSATVSLLGSLSREWRATGADRTEARLGVKLAF; encoded by the coding sequence ATGCGCGCGATTCTCCTGCTGGCGTGCAGCGCCGCCCTTGCCCTGCCCGGCGCGGCGATCGCGCAGGCGAACGATTACGAACAGGCGGTGGAATTGCGGCGCACCGATCCCGCAGCGGCTGCCGCGCTGCTGGAACGCTGGCTGGATGCCCATCCCGGCGATACCGACGCGCTGGTACAATACGGATATGCCCTGCTGACCCTCGGGCAGCTTGCCGAGGCCGAACAGGCCTTTGCCGCGGCGCTGGCCATTGCGCCCGGCTACACCGATGCAAGCGAGGGGATCGCGCTGATCGCCGCGCGTCGTGCCGACAGGCAGGAAACGCGGCGCGGCTTCGCCCTTGTCGAAGGGGCGTTGAGTGATCTTGGCTCTGGCCAACGCGACTGGCACGAACTGGGCGCCGTGATCGGTGCGCCGGTCGGCCTTTTGGGCACACTCGAGGGCCAGGTGCGCTGGTTCGATCGCTTCGGCGCCGAGGACGTGGAACTGGGCGCGCTATATACCCACAAGGCGGGCGAGAACCTGTGGTTGCGCGCGGGCGCATCGGCCACGCCCTCTGCCGATTTTCGCCCCGAGATCGGCCTTGCCGCCGGACTCGACTATCGCCTGGCGCCGTCCAGCGTGGCGACGCTCGATGTCTCGTGGCAGCGCTTTCCCGCGCAGGACGTGGTCTCGCTTCGTCCCGGGTTCACGCAGTATTTCGGCGGCGGACGCTATGCGCTCGGCGTGTTCGGGCGCGCGGTTTTCGTCGACGGTGACGCGTTGGTCGGCGGCTCTGTGCGGGCCGACTGGCTTCCTGCCGATCGCACGCGCGCCTTTGTCGGTGTCGCATCCGGACCGGAGACCGACCTTGGCGAGGTGCGCGACACGACCAGCCTCTACGGCGGAGGGGAGGTCCCCCTGTCTGCCACCGTTTCGCTGCTCGGCAGCCTGTCGCGCGAATGGCGCGCGACGGGCGCCGATCGCACCGAGGCGCGCCTCGGCGTGAAGCTGGCGTTTTGA